A section of the Triticum dicoccoides isolate Atlit2015 ecotype Zavitan chromosome 7A, WEW_v2.0, whole genome shotgun sequence genome encodes:
- the LOC119329979 gene encoding putative disease resistance protein RGA4, translating into MATLVATMVVGPLLSIVKDKASSYLLDQYKVMKGMEEQHEILKRKLPAILDIITDAEQAATHREGVAAWLEAIKNVAYQANEVFDEFKYEALRRQAKKKGHYKELGFDVVKLFPTHNRFIFRNRMGRKLRKIVQAIEVLVSEMNAFGFKYQQQPPVSSQLRRTGPAIIDPKEIKEIISKSRANDKGAIVSRLVGQANNEDLTVVPIVGMGGLGKTTLAQLVYKEPTIQEHFGLFIWVCVSECFDVDSLAKSIVEAALRKKDDGTEATPRQKNDGTEAVSEKIPLDTLQNVVSGQRYLLVLDDVWERQVHIWDELKACLQHGGRGSVVLTTTRDKGVAKKMGRDVEAYNLQPLGDQFIKEIIETRAFSYLHREEERPDKLVNMVDEIVKRCVGSPLAATALGSVLRNKTSEEEWKAISTTRSICTEETGILPILKLSYNDLPSQMKQCFVFCAVFPKDYEIDMNKLIQLWIAHGFIQEKQAHLETIGKLIFDELASRSFFQDVELGQATKPSTTKKVHATSSQDFVLCYSRTACKIHDLMHDVALSVMEKECALATEELGKIESVVATEEPSQSEWLPNTARHLFLSCKDPGKKLNCSLENSFPAIQTLLCDSYMSSSLQHLSKYTSLQALQLCSHRRSFPLKPKHLHHLRYLDLSRSHIEALPEDINILYNLQTLNLSGCTSLCELPRQMKYMTALRHLYTHGCPELKSMPRDLRMLTSLQTLTCFVVGSGSSCSNVGELGNLNLGGQLELRNLANVTEVDAKAANLVNKELRKLTLTWTSWRDNEEDTRVLENLKPHDGLDAIRIHSSGATTFPTWMTMLQNFVEINLFSCRKLVWLFSGRCDRSFKFPNLKKLKLVSMPCLERWWERDNDGMQEKRMFPLLEKLCIIGCIKLKAFPGHPTFPNLQNVCIVGCPELTTTVFSPKLGELNVEGREGELFLWVARHMASLENLELHSLEENTETTLAAAEIGLSEVVNRKKNGNDHDFFPLAVLVLRNLKSGVAELCACFVHLQDLWISSCAALVHWPEKEFQGLVSLRRLGIQECDNLTGYAQASADPSTSSETSQLLPHLESLAIGSCEKLVELFNVPASLRTMDIYNCSKLESTSGRKLQQGQSVSSIHQGSSSIEALSLYLCDGLTGVLYFPPSLKRISICHCGGLTSLESCSPVVQSLEYLQLVYCNSLSSLPDVPQAYSYLQRLTIKDCHGIKTLPASLQQRLGSLQVERIDAHYYGNKPMLLKPKTWKYVCKG; encoded by the exons ATGGCGACCCTCGTGGCCACCATGGTGGTCGGACCACTGCTATCCATTGTGAAGGACAAGGCGTCTAGCTACCTCCTCGACCAGTATAAGGTGATGAAAGGCATGGAAGAGCAACATGAGATCCTGAAGCGCAAATTGCCTGCCATCCTGGATATCATCACCGATGCTGAGCAGGCAGCAACCCACAGAGAAGGCGTAGCAGCCTGGCTCGAGGCCATCAAGAACGTGGCTTACCAGGCGAATGAAGTTTTTGACGAGTTCAAGTATGAGGCGCTCCGTCGTCAAGCAAAAAAGAAGGGGCACTACAAGGAGCTTGGCTTTGATGTGGTAAAACTCTTTCCCACACACAACCGTTTCATATTCCGTAATAGAATGGGAAGAAAGCTCCGCAAGATTGTGCAGGCCATTGAGGTCCTTGTGTCCGAAATGAATGCCTTTGGCTTTAAGTATCAGCAACAACCGCCGGTATCCAGTCAGTTACGGCGGACAGGTCCTGCTATCATTGATCCAAAGGAAATCAAGGAAATCATCAGCAAATCCAGAGCCAATGATAAGGGTGCAATTGTTAGTAGACTAGTTGGGCAAGCTAATAATGAAGATCTCACAGTTGTTCCCATCGTTGGAATGGGGGGTCTCGGCAAGACCACGCTAGCACAACTTGTTTACAAGGAACCTACAATTCAAGAGCATTTTGGTTTGTTTATATGGGTGTGTGTCTCTGAATGCTTTGATGTGGATTCTCTGGCTAAAAGTATAGTTGAAGCAGCTCTTAGGAAGAAGGATGATGGTACAGAAGCAACTCCCAGGCAGAAGAATGATGGTACAGAAGCAGTTTCTGAGAAGATACCACTTGATACCCTTCAGAATGTTGTGAGCGGGCAAAGGTACCTCCTTGTATTGGATGATGTCTGGGAACGACAAGTTCATATTTGGGATGAGCTCAAGGCCTGCCTTCAACATGGTGGCAGGGGTAGTGTGGTTTTAACAACAACTCGTGATAAAGGAGTGGCTAAAAAAATGGGTCGTGATGTTGAAGCCTATAATCTCCAACCTTTGGGAGATCAATTCATAAAGGAAATCATTGAGACAAGAGCATTTAGCTATTTACACAGGGAAGAGGAAAGGCCTGACAAGTTGGTAAATATGGTTGATGAGATTGTGAAGAGATGTGTTGGTTCTCCTTTAGCTGCAACAGCACTTGGCTCTGTACTACGTAACAAAACCAGTGAGGAAGAATGGAAAGCTATATCAACCACAAGAAGCATTTGCACCGAGGAGACTGGAATTTTACCAATACTCAAGCTCAGTTACAATGACTTGCCATCACAAATGAAGCAATGCTTTGTTTTTTGTGCTGTATTTCCCAAAGATTacgagattgatatgaacaagttgatCCAACTATGGATTGCACATGGATTCATCCAGGAAAAGCAAGCTCATCTTGAAACCATTGGCAAACTGATTTTCGATGAGCTAGCATCAAGGTCATTCTTTCAGGATGTGGAACTAGGCCAAGCCACGAAACCCTCAACAACAAAAAAAGTTCATGCCACAAGTAGTCAGGACTTCGTGTTGTGTTACTCTAGAACAGCATGTAAAATCCATGATCTTATGCATGATGTTGCACTTTCGGTAATGGAAAAGGAATGTGCCTTGGCAACCGAGGAACTAGGCAAGATTGAATCTGTTGTCGCAACTGAGGAACCAAGTCAGAGTGAGTGGCTTCCAAACACAGCTCGGCATTTATTTTTGTCATGCAAGGACCCAGGAAAAAAATTGAATTGTTCTCTGGAGAACAGCTTTCCAGCCATCCAAACACTTTTGTGTGATAGCTATATGAGTAGTTCACTGCAACATCTATCAAAATACACCtctttgcaagcattacaactctgTTCACATAGAAGATCATTTCCGCTGAAACCAAAACATCTACATCACCTGAGGTACCTAGATCTCTCAAGAAGTCATATCGAAGCACTTCCTGAAGATATCAACATTCTATACAACCTTCAGACACTCAACCTCTCTGGTTGCACATCTCTTTGTGAACTTCCGAGGCAAATGAAGTATATGACTGCCCTGCGTCACCTTTACACTCATGGTTGTCCAGAGCTGAAGAGCATGCCAAGAGACCTCAGAATGCTCACATCCCTACAAACACTTACATGCTTTGTAGTAGGTAGTGGCTCTAGTTGCAGTAATGTGGGAGAGCTTGGAAATTTAAACCTTGGTGGTCAACTAGAGCTGCGTAATCTGGCAAACGTGACAGAAGTGGATGCAAAAGCAGCAAACCTCGTGAATAAGGAGCTAAGAAAACTGACATTAACATGGACTAGCTGGCGGGATAATGAAGAGGACACAAGAGTGCTCGAGAATCTCAAACCTCATGATGGACTAGATGCCATAAGGATACACTCATCTGGAGCCACCACCTTCCCGACATGGATGACTATGTTGCAAAACTTTGTTGAAATCAATCTTTTCAGCTGTAGAAAACTAGTATGGTTGTTCAGCGGTAGGTGTGATAGATCGTTTAAATTTCCAAATCTGAAGAAGCTTAAGCTAGTAAGTATGCCTTGTTTGGAGAGATGGTGGGAAAGAGATAATGATGGGATGCAAGAGAAGAGAATGTTTCCTCTGCTTGAGAAGTTGTGTATTATTGGCTGTATAAAGTTGAAAGCATTTCCAGGACATCCGACCTTCCCTAACCTACAGAATGTTTGTATTGTGGGATGCCCAGAATTGACAACTACAGTTTTTTCCCCAAAGCTCGGTGAATTAAACGTGGAAGGACGTGAGGGAGAGTTGTTCTTATGGGTAGCTAGACATATGGCTTCACTGGAAAATCTGGAACTGCATAGCCTTGAAGAAAATACAGAAACAACCTTGGCGGCGGCTGAGATTGGTTTGAGTGAAGTGGTGAACAGAAAGAAAAATGGGAATGATCATGATTTCTTTCCATTGGCAGTGTTAGTGTTAAGAAACTTGAAGTCAGGTGTAGCAGAGCTTTGTGCATGTTTTGTACACCTTCAAGATTTGTGGATTTCTAGCTGTGCTGCACTCGTCCACTGGCCAGAAAAAGAGTTCCAAGGATTGGTATCCTTGAGGAGGCTTGGGATTCAGGAATGCGATAATTTGACTGGATATGCACAAGCTTCTGCTGACCCATCAACATCATCAGAAACCAGTCAGCTCCTGCCACATCTAGAGTCTCTGGCGATAGGTAGTTGTGAAAAGTTGGTTGAGCTCTTCAACGTCCCTGCATCTCTCAGGACAATGGATATTTATAATTGCAGCAAGCTTGAGTCCACATCCGGCAGGAAGCTGCAGCAAGGACAGTCAGTATCATCGATTCATCAAGGGTCATCCAGTATAGAAGCATTATCATTATACCTCTGTGATGGCTTAACAGGGGTCCTCTATTTTCCCCCATCCCTCAAGAGAATAAGCATTTGTCACTGTGGTGGGCTGACATCTCTGGAATCCTGCTCTCCCGTTGTCCAATCCTTGGAGTACCTCCAGCTTGTGTACTGCAATTCCCTGTCATCGCTGCCAGATGTTCCGCAAGCATACTCATATCTCCAACGTCTTACCATTAAAGACTGCCATGGTATAAAAACGCTCCCTGCAAGTCTGCAGCAACGGCTGGGCAGCCTCCAGGTGGAAAGGATAGATGCACATTATTATGGAA ATAAGCCTATGCTGCTGAAGCCGAAGACATGGAAATATGTCTGCAAAGGTTGA